GGTGAACTAAGTGCGGCATATGCTGCTGAAATGCAAAAGCTGCGAGATGTAAGGTGACATTTTAGACTTTATGGTATTTGTTCATTTTGACTTAACTCTGTATTATAAAATGCTAAAACCTTTCTCTATGGACTTCGATTCTAGCTTTGTTTTAGCTTTGTATATTTCCTCAGGAACTAAGGTTCTTCAGaggaaaacttaattttgttttcacaatTTATTGCAGATATGTGTCGTTTGACTTTCATCGCTATAATGGCAACGCAAACTTTGATAACCTTAATGTTCTGTATGACCAAATCTCAGAGGATTTTGAAAAACAAGGGTAATCTAAACATATGGAATATTACATATAAACTGCTACTACTGTTCTACAATCTAGGTATGTAGGCTATCCATAATTCTGTTTTTTAATCATTACTGTTCCAGCTGAGCAGATACTTCCTTGTAGACATGGAAGGAAACATACTAGAGGAGCAGAAAGGAGTTATTAGAAATAACTGCATTGATTGCCTTGATCGAACAAATGTCACCCAGGTTTGCAGAAACAGTATTTAGTATATTTGATTCTTATCTCTCGTTCTGTTACATTTCCTTGATACGCCCTTGTCATCTTATAGTAGATCGTATCTGCAGTAATTAAGAATGATATGTTTTTTAGTGTAGAGTTTTCTGAGCTCCCTCCATGTATTCTTAACAGAGTTTTCTGGCTGAGAAGTCATTAAACATACAGTTGCAAAGGATTGGAGTGCTTACATCTTCAGAGGGTATTTCTATGTTTCCCGAAGAATATGGAAAATTTAGAACATGTATGGAATTCTTAATATTACTGCTTCTATCTTCCTCTCTGAGTCAGAATTTTCCtgtgaaattgtgttttcagtttcattCTAAACTTCATTTTGCTGATTTAGTGTGGGCTGAGCAAGGTGATGAGATCAGTCTTGAATATGCTGGGACTAATGCCCTGAAAGGGGACCTGGTTAGGTAAAATCTAATTTCAatatatgattttcaaaaatcaatgtcAAGTGTTCACCATATTGTGTATAATACATCTTGGATCCAAAATACTGCAGATATGGAAAGCAGACTGTAGCAGGACTAATCAAAGATGGAATGAGTGCTATTTCAAgatattatttgaataattttcacGATGGGGTTCGGCAGGCAAGCTGCCTATTTTTGGGTTTTCGATTATGAATACCACTCTTTAAGAAAGAAACCAGTATTGCTAATAtgctttaatgaattttatgtttTCTCAGGATGCAATGGATCTTATAAGTGGTCACTATACTGTCAATAGAAATAGTCCTTCACCATTCCGGCTAAATGGATTTGAGTCACTCTCTGTAAGTAATATAAGTGTCTTTATAgcttaaatatgatattttcgTTACTTGCTGCCTTCTACCATCAAGAAAAGTGGCAATAGATTCAAATTACCGTTAATTGGGAgaaggtgggggggggggggggggccagGTGGGGAAGGGGGAACATACATTTCAGGATCCTCTCAATTGTGCTAGTAATTCTACATTAGGTgattttacttatcaaaaaaaattctacattaGGTGATTTTAGTTCAGAGAACCTGTTACTTTGACCCTGTGAAAATAATGTATTAGTTGGTTTGGTCATCGTGATAATTTTGGGTAACACTAatgacattttaaaattttatttttttatttttataatcttaGTCAAAACTGTCtctgaaataataaaaatattggttaaatcttcaccaaaaagaaaacatcAATTCTGGCCTAGTCCAGCTCAGTTGGCCTGATTACATTAGTTTTCAGATGTTGGAAATCCATGTTAATTTTTGGAGTTGTCTCTGATTACATGTTTTTTGGACAAACTGAAAAATTGCAGTATCTCCCAGCGGCATCAGCTTTGATAGTTGGAGGCTTGACGCTGACATCGTTCACACTTCAGAATGGtatcatttatattatattcAGTGTACTACAAGGGACTTATacatgcgtgtgtgtgtgtctctctctctatatatatccTTCCTATATGATATTCACTaagatatttaattttattgtctgTGATATAGTTGGGCGAAGTGCACAGCAATTTATGTCTTCGGTAATCTGGGCTGGAGTAACTGCTGGAGTTATGGCAGTGGTTAAAGCTAATGGAAGGCAGTTCTGTTCTAGGCCTCGATTGTGTGGTCTTCTGTAAATTGTTCTTAACTAGTCCCATTTGTGGTTTGCAAATGGTACAGATTGTATACTAGCTTGATAATGTTCCAACCTTCTAAGTTATTATAATTAATGCTGAATATGTTCTGTTGGTTGATCGCGAGCAACTTGTTTTCAAATTAGGTAAtcttaatggtttttttttagatgagttGGTGTGGTGTTTGCATGGTTTGCTTGCCAGATGAGTTTTAGCCAACCTTTAACATAAATTGTGATTGAAGTTTATTCCATGTACTCAAAAGTTTTTGTTCCCGTTcccccaaaagaagaaaatataataattccAGTCATGTTGGACTCGGGAAAACAATGTGGAAGACAGAAATGGATCTAAAGATAGGAAGCATAACTCCGGATTTATGTTGGGATCAGATGCATAGAGAACAGGATCATATATTTATGGAAGAATGCCACTAACCTTATAATATGGTGGCATCTGCCTCCTTGTAGGGATTTCATAGGTGTCGAATGACTAGAATCCCCTCATTTacactaagaaaaaaaaaaattaagtattgATTTAAGGATGTATCCATGAATGGTGAACGATAATATCAATTTTATGTACCATTTAGTGTTGTTATTAAAGCCTGCTTGTGAGTAGACAAAattacagtttttattttttttgggtggaggTACTAGTAGTTGAGTAAACACATATATGAGggaatatttaaaattttagtttgtacTTTCTAAGAAAATTGAACCAAATTCTGTCAATTTCAATCTGGTCGTCCTCCAAGTTTTTCACAAGATGGTAGCTGGTTGTCCCCTAAATTGACCAATTAAGTTCAGGGAACCTGAGATTCCAAGGTTTATTTGGAAAGGAAGTGCAAACGTGAAAAAACCTTGCTTGGTTGGAGTATAAAATCGCTTGTCATATAAGGACTATAAATTGAATTGAATAGTTCCTACATGCCAAATTCAATGCATTTGGCATGTAAAACATGTCCATcgaaaatttatttgtgatGGTCATGAGATATTCGTTGTCTGAACGCAAAATGAAAGGACACCCCTCTTATATAGGCTACATAATAAATTCCAATATGCTTCTTATCTGCTAGTCCAGAATTGGAAATTCACACCTTAGATGT
The DNA window shown above is from Quercus lobata isolate SW786 chromosome 7, ValleyOak3.0 Primary Assembly, whole genome shotgun sequence and carries:
- the LOC115951361 gene encoding phosphoinositide phosphatase SAC8 isoform X3 codes for the protein MELLEPLDWLQKQDEAYFRTLLRTVESAPGLYYSYEADITLNLQRRYKLAEGWMTKPIWKQADPRFVWNRNLLEDLIESKLDGFIIPILQGSFQSVQLNLKSSHVTITLLSRRCTRRLGTRMWRRGANLEGDTANFIETEQLLELEGFRSSLLQIRGSIPLLWEQIVDLSYKPRVRIINHEQTSNVVERHFHDLLQRYGEIVAVDLTDKHGDEGELSAAYAAEMQKLRDVRYVSFDFHRYNGNANFDNLNVLYDQISEDFEKQGYFLVDMEGNILEEQKGVIRNNCIDCLDRTNVTQSFLAEKSLNIQLQRIGVLTSSEGISMFPEEYGKFRTLWAEQGDEISLEYAGTNALKGDLVRYGKQTVAGLIKDGMSAISRYYLNNFHDGVRQDAMDLISGHYTVNRNSPSPFRLNGFESLSYLPAASALIVGGLTLTSFTLQNVGRSAQQFMSSVIWAGVTAGVMAVVKANGRQFCSRPRLCGLL